Proteins from a genomic interval of Mycobacterium conspicuum:
- a CDS encoding sirohydrochlorin chelatase → MTLLLVAHGTRRPGGVEMIGDLAARVSTLVGHRVQVAFVDVLGPTPSEVLSSSDEPAIVVPAFLSRGYHVRADLPAHVAASGHPDVVVTPALGPSVDVVRIVAEQLVNCGLRRGDSVILAAAGTSDPRAHADLRTSAALLSTLLGSPVALGFVATGQPRLHESVRRARARRGRRRVAVASYLLADGLFQERLRTCGADVVSAALGTHPGLARLIAARFQTALAGRAVAASA, encoded by the coding sequence ATGACTCTGCTGCTGGTTGCGCACGGCACCCGCAGACCGGGCGGTGTCGAGATGATCGGCGACCTCGCGGCCCGGGTGAGCACGCTGGTCGGGCACCGGGTGCAGGTGGCCTTCGTCGACGTACTGGGACCGACGCCCAGCGAGGTGCTGTCCAGCTCTGACGAGCCGGCGATCGTGGTGCCCGCGTTTTTGTCCCGCGGCTACCACGTGCGCGCCGACCTGCCCGCCCACGTCGCCGCCAGCGGTCACCCCGACGTCGTCGTCACCCCGGCCCTGGGGCCCAGCGTGGACGTCGTGCGAATTGTGGCCGAGCAGCTGGTGAATTGCGGCCTGCGTCGCGGTGATTCGGTCATCCTGGCGGCCGCGGGCACGTCGGACCCGCGAGCGCACGCCGACTTGCGCACCAGCGCGGCGCTGCTGTCCACGCTGCTCGGGTCCCCCGTGGCCCTCGGATTCGTGGCCACCGGCCAGCCGCGGCTGCACGAATCCGTGCGCCGGGCCCGGGCCAGACGCGGCAGGCGCCGCGTCGCGGTCGCCTCCTACCTGCTCGCCGACGGCCTGTTTCAGGAACGCCTACGCACCTGCGGCGCCGACGTCGTCAGCGCGGCCCTGGGCACCCACCCCGGCCTGGCGCGGCTCATTGCGGCCCGATTCCAAACCGCGCTCGCGGGGCGCGCCGTCGCGGCGAGCGCTTGA
- a CDS encoding Hsp20/alpha crystallin family protein, with amino-acid sequence MSKVALWSRPAWDTDRWLRDFFGPAAAADWNTPATSGFRPAAEIVRDGDDAVVRVELPGVDVEKDVNVEVDFQNGVSRLVIHGEHRDEHHEESQGRTLREIRYGSFRRSFQLPAHVTGDAITASYDAGVLTVRVAGVYAGTQAQKIAITK; translated from the coding sequence ATGAGCAAGGTTGCATTGTGGTCGCGCCCGGCTTGGGACACCGACCGCTGGTTGCGCGACTTTTTCGGTCCCGCCGCCGCAGCGGACTGGAACACGCCGGCGACCAGCGGTTTCCGTCCGGCCGCGGAGATCGTCAGGGACGGTGACGACGCGGTGGTCCGCGTGGAACTGCCCGGCGTCGATGTCGAGAAGGACGTCAACGTCGAGGTCGACTTCCAAAACGGCGTAAGCCGCCTGGTGATCCATGGCGAACACCGTGACGAGCATCACGAGGAAAGCCAGGGCCGCACCCTCCGGGAGATCCGCTACGGATCGTTCCGTCGGTCGTTCCAGCTGCCCGCCCACGTCACCGGCGACGCCATCACGGCCTCGTACGACGCCGGCGTGCTGACCGTACGGGTGGCCGGCGTGTACGCCGGAACCCAGGCGCAGAAGATCGCCATCACCAAGTAG
- a CDS encoding DUF302 domain-containing protein: protein MTTIADHRVVAHTMNRIDIRTGLEFDGFITAFEKAAPPFDPATVQAIVERGGSWDDVLAAVAINAPNGLMVYAKIDAAPLLGFAGHTTKAVEYLLGNHTIAETMFRHDPKALLYAPLRLLIHADADGTAVFSMDQPSAAFGSLGIPEVTAVGEGLDRKVVNLLRLIGVDAAPAFVL, encoded by the coding sequence ATGACAACCATCGCCGACCACCGCGTGGTGGCCCACACCATGAATCGGATCGACATCCGCACCGGTCTCGAATTCGACGGCTTCATCACGGCTTTCGAAAAGGCGGCACCGCCGTTCGACCCGGCCACCGTGCAGGCGATCGTCGAGCGCGGTGGCAGTTGGGACGACGTGCTGGCGGCCGTGGCGATCAACGCGCCCAACGGTCTGATGGTCTACGCCAAGATCGACGCGGCGCCGCTGCTGGGGTTCGCCGGCCACACCACCAAGGCGGTGGAATACCTGCTCGGCAACCACACCATCGCCGAGACCATGTTCCGCCATGACCCCAAGGCGTTGCTGTATGCGCCCTTGCGACTGTTGATCCACGCCGACGCCGACGGAACTGCGGTCTTCTCGATGGACCAGCCCAGCGCCGCATTCGGCAGCCTCGGCATCCCGGAGGTCACCGCGGTGGGCGAGGGCCTGGACCGCAAAGTGGTAAACCTGTTGCGGCTCATCGGGGTTGACGCCGCCCCGGCGTTCGTTCTTTGA
- a CDS encoding fumarate reductase/succinate dehydrogenase flavoprotein subunit, which produces MTEVERHSYDVVVIGAGGAGLRAVIEARERGLKVAVVSKSLFGKAHTVMAEGGCAASMGNTNPKDNWQTHFGDTMRGGKFLNNWRMAELHAKEAPDRVWELETYGALFDRLKDGKISQRNFGGHTYPRLAHVGDRTGLELIRTMQQKIVSLQQEDFAELGDYEARIKVFAECTITELLKEQGAIAGAFGYWRQSGRFIVFEAPAVVLATGGIGKSFKVTSNSWEYTGDGHALALRAGATLINMEFVQFHPTGMVWPPSVKGILVTEGVRGDGGVLKNSDNKRFMFDYIPPVFKGQYAETEQEADQWLKDNDSARRTPDLLPRDEVARAINSEVKAGRGSPHGGVFLDIASRLTPEEIKRRLPSMHHQFMELAGVDITKEPMEVGPTCHYVMGGVEVDADTGAATVPGLFAAGECSGGMHGSNRLGGNSLSDLLVFGRRAGLGAADYVRALGSRPAVSDDAVDAAAKMALKPFEGPTDGSAPENPYTLHSDLQQSMNDLVGIIRKEDEIVEALTKLDALWKRYQNVQVDGNREYNPGWNLAIDLRNMLLVSECVAKAALERTESRGGHTRDDHPSMDANWRNTLLVCRVGYGDTSDSRIIVTRQPQIPMRADLLELFEISELEKYYTEEELAAHPGRTPGTES; this is translated from the coding sequence ATGACTGAGGTCGAACGGCACTCCTACGACGTGGTCGTGATCGGTGCCGGCGGCGCGGGATTGCGTGCGGTCATCGAGGCACGCGAACGTGGCCTCAAGGTCGCGGTGGTCTCCAAATCGCTGTTCGGCAAAGCCCACACGGTGATGGCCGAGGGCGGCTGTGCCGCATCGATGGGCAACACCAACCCGAAAGACAACTGGCAAACCCACTTCGGCGACACCATGCGCGGAGGCAAGTTCCTCAACAACTGGCGGATGGCCGAGCTGCACGCCAAGGAGGCCCCGGACCGGGTCTGGGAGCTGGAGACCTACGGCGCGCTCTTCGACCGCCTCAAGGACGGCAAGATCAGCCAGCGCAACTTCGGCGGACACACCTACCCGCGGCTGGCGCACGTCGGCGACCGCACCGGCCTGGAGCTGATCCGCACCATGCAGCAAAAGATCGTCTCGCTGCAGCAGGAGGACTTCGCCGAGCTGGGCGACTACGAGGCGCGGATCAAGGTGTTCGCCGAATGCACGATCACCGAGCTGCTCAAGGAGCAGGGCGCGATCGCCGGGGCCTTCGGCTACTGGCGCCAGAGCGGCCGGTTCATCGTGTTCGAGGCCCCCGCGGTGGTGCTGGCCACCGGCGGAATCGGCAAGTCGTTCAAGGTGACCTCGAATTCCTGGGAGTACACCGGCGACGGGCACGCGTTGGCGCTGCGGGCCGGCGCGACGCTGATCAACATGGAATTCGTCCAGTTCCACCCGACGGGCATGGTGTGGCCGCCGAGCGTGAAGGGGATCCTGGTCACCGAGGGCGTCCGCGGCGACGGCGGCGTGCTGAAGAACTCCGACAACAAGCGCTTCATGTTCGACTACATCCCGCCGGTGTTCAAAGGGCAATACGCCGAGACCGAGCAGGAGGCCGACCAGTGGCTCAAGGACAACGACTCGGCCCGCCGCACCCCGGACCTGCTGCCCCGCGATGAGGTGGCACGCGCGATCAACTCCGAGGTCAAGGCGGGCCGCGGCAGCCCGCACGGCGGGGTCTTCCTCGACATCGCGTCGCGATTGACCCCCGAGGAGATCAAGCGGCGGCTGCCGTCGATGCACCACCAGTTCATGGAGCTGGCCGGGGTCGACATCACCAAGGAACCGATGGAAGTCGGCCCCACCTGCCACTACGTCATGGGCGGTGTCGAGGTCGACGCCGACACCGGCGCGGCCACCGTGCCCGGGTTGTTCGCGGCCGGCGAATGCTCCGGCGGCATGCACGGCTCCAACCGGCTGGGCGGCAACTCGCTGTCGGACCTGTTGGTGTTCGGCCGGCGGGCCGGCCTGGGCGCCGCGGACTACGTGCGCGCGTTGGGCAGCCGGCCGGCCGTCTCCGACGACGCCGTCGACGCGGCGGCCAAGATGGCGCTCAAGCCGTTCGAAGGCCCGACCGACGGTTCGGCACCGGAGAATCCGTACACCCTGCACAGCGACCTGCAGCAGTCGATGAACGACCTGGTCGGCATCATCCGCAAAGAGGACGAGATCGTCGAGGCGTTGACCAAGTTGGACGCGCTCTGGAAGCGCTACCAGAACGTGCAGGTCGACGGAAACCGCGAATATAACCCGGGCTGGAACCTGGCCATCGACCTGCGCAACATGCTGCTGGTCAGCGAGTGCGTGGCCAAGGCCGCGCTGGAGCGCACCGAGAGCCGCGGCGGCCACACCCGCGACGACCATCCGAGCATGGACGCCAATTGGCGCAACACGTTGCTGGTATGCCGTGTCGGGTACGGCGACACCAGCGATTCGCGAATCATCGTCACGCGCCAGCCGCAGATACCGATGCGCGCCGACTTGCTGGAGCTGTTCGAAATCTCCGAGCTGGAAAAGTACTACACCGAAGAAGAGCTGGCCGCGCATCCAGGACGGACCCCAGGGACGGAGAGCTAA
- a CDS encoding uroporphyrinogen-III synthase encodes MTQPESAPLTGYRIAVTSARRAEELCALLSRQGAEVCNAPAINMIALPDDDELHDNTAALIAEPPDVLVAHTGIGFRGWLAAAEGWGLANQLIDALSSARILARGPKATGALRAAGLREEWSPQSESSHDVLKYLLDSGVSGKRVAIQLHGAADAWDPFPEFVAGLRSAGAEVVPIRVYRWKSTALGGEFDQLVTGIARRQFDAVSFTSAPAAAAVLERSRDLGIEDQLLEALRTDVHAMCVGPVTSQPLKRKGVPTSSPERMRLGALARHITEQLPLLGSCTVLAAGHVVDIRGTCVLVDGSMKLVSPSGMAILRALAQRPGDVVSRHDLLRVLPGNSNDPHAVDTAVLRLRTALDDKNIVATVVKRGYRLAVGIPAGVG; translated from the coding sequence ATGACCCAGCCAGAATCTGCACCACTGACCGGGTACCGGATCGCAGTGACCTCGGCGCGCCGCGCCGAGGAGCTCTGCGCCCTGCTGAGCCGCCAAGGCGCCGAGGTCTGCAACGCCCCGGCGATCAACATGATCGCGCTGCCCGACGACGACGAGCTGCACGACAACACCGCGGCGTTAATCGCCGAGCCGCCCGATGTTTTGGTAGCGCACACCGGTATCGGCTTTCGCGGCTGGTTGGCCGCGGCCGAGGGGTGGGGGCTGGCCAATCAGTTGATCGACGCGTTGTCGTCGGCCCGCATCCTGGCCCGCGGACCCAAGGCCACCGGTGCGCTGCGCGCCGCCGGCCTGCGCGAGGAATGGTCACCGCAATCCGAATCCTCACACGACGTGCTGAAGTATCTCCTCGATTCGGGTGTCTCGGGCAAGCGTGTGGCCATCCAGCTGCACGGCGCGGCCGACGCCTGGGACCCATTCCCGGAATTCGTCGCCGGATTGCGTTCCGCTGGCGCCGAAGTCGTGCCGATCCGGGTGTACCGGTGGAAGTCGACGGCGTTGGGCGGCGAGTTCGACCAGCTGGTCACCGGGATCGCCCGACGACAGTTCGACGCGGTCAGCTTCACCTCGGCACCCGCGGCCGCCGCGGTGTTGGAACGCAGCCGCGACTTGGGTATCGAGGACCAGCTGCTGGAAGCGCTGCGCACCGATGTGCACGCGATGTGCGTGGGTCCGGTGACGTCCCAGCCGTTGAAGCGGAAGGGTGTCCCGACGTCGTCGCCCGAGCGAATGCGGTTGGGCGCCTTGGCCCGTCATATCACCGAGCAACTGCCGCTGCTGGGATCGTGCACCGTGCTGGCCGCCGGCCACGTGGTCGACATCCGCGGGACCTGCGTACTGGTCGACGGCTCGATGAAGTTGGTGTCGCCGTCGGGCATGGCGATACTGCGTGCGCTGGCGCAACGTCCCGGCGACGTGGTGTCGCGCCACGACCTGCTGCGCGTGCTGCCGGGCAACAGCAACGACCCGCACGCCGTCGACACGGCCGTGCTGCGACTGCGAACTGCGTTGGACGACAAGAACATTGTGGCGACCGTGGTCAAGCGCGGCTACCGCCTCGCGGTTGGCATCCCGGCGGGTGTCGGATGA
- the nirD gene encoding nitrite reductase small subunit NirD produces the protein MTLVNDIQVWTTACAYDHLIPGRGVGVLLDDGSQAALFRLDDGSLHALGNVDPFSGAAVLSRGIVGDRGGRATVQSPILKQAFALEDGCCLDDPRVSVPVYQVRLTPDGEIQIARLVG, from the coding sequence GTGACACTAGTCAACGACATTCAGGTGTGGACCACCGCCTGCGCCTACGACCATCTGATTCCCGGTCGCGGGGTGGGGGTGCTGCTCGACGATGGCAGCCAGGCGGCGTTGTTCCGACTTGACGACGGGTCGCTGCACGCGCTGGGCAACGTCGACCCGTTCTCCGGCGCCGCGGTGCTGTCTCGCGGCATCGTCGGCGACCGCGGGGGTCGCGCGACCGTGCAGTCGCCGATCCTGAAGCAGGCCTTCGCGTTGGAAGACGGCTGCTGCCTTGACGACCCGCGCGTGTCGGTGCCGGTCTACCAGGTCCGCCTCACGCCCGACGGCGAGATCCAGATCGCGCGGCTGGTGGGCTAG
- a CDS encoding TetR/AcrR family transcriptional regulator, whose product MARREEPSRGILDPVAKMLRLPFGTPEFIDRIFTGSVNTIGRRTLHLLITTWDAAGGGPFAASAIASTGVAKTAEIVQSMFVGPIFNPLLKMLGADKIAVRASLCASQLVGLGILRYGIRSEPIHSMTVDQLVDAIGPTMQRYLVGDIGQ is encoded by the coding sequence ATGGCCCGTCGCGAAGAGCCATCTCGGGGGATTCTCGACCCGGTAGCGAAGATGCTGCGGTTGCCGTTTGGCACACCGGAGTTCATCGACCGCATCTTCACCGGAAGCGTCAACACCATTGGCCGCCGCACGCTGCACTTGCTGATCACCACCTGGGACGCGGCCGGCGGCGGCCCGTTTGCCGCCAGCGCGATCGCGTCGACCGGCGTGGCGAAGACCGCCGAGATCGTGCAGTCCATGTTCGTCGGGCCGATCTTCAACCCGCTGCTGAAGATGCTGGGCGCGGACAAGATCGCCGTGCGGGCGTCGTTGTGCGCGTCTCAGCTCGTGGGATTGGGCATCCTGCGCTACGGAATACGCTCTGAGCCAATCCATTCGATGACGGTGGACCAGCTCGTCGACGCCATTGGCCCGACGATGCAGCGCTACCTCGTCGGCGATATCGGCCAGTAA
- a CDS encoding winged helix-turn-helix transcriptional regulator — protein sequence MALPREYPAENCPIARSLEIVGERWTLLIVRDAFYGVRRFSDFHGHLGIPKAVLAERLAFLVEQEVLAKDDGEYRLTGKGRQLWPLVWSMISWGNENYVDKPGRRSYRHAECGGAVREDRSCQRCGQVPDVSDLVTHPPRRPRDPGRDDPVSRALRRPHRMLEPLRSG from the coding sequence GTGGCCCTGCCCCGCGAGTACCCCGCCGAAAACTGCCCCATCGCGCGGTCGTTGGAGATCGTCGGCGAACGCTGGACTTTGCTGATCGTGCGCGACGCCTTCTACGGAGTGCGGCGATTCAGCGACTTTCACGGTCATCTGGGCATCCCCAAGGCGGTGCTGGCCGAACGCCTTGCGTTCCTTGTGGAACAGGAAGTGCTGGCAAAGGACGACGGCGAGTATCGACTGACCGGCAAGGGCAGGCAGCTGTGGCCGCTGGTCTGGTCGATGATCAGCTGGGGCAACGAGAACTACGTGGACAAGCCCGGCAGGCGCAGCTATCGGCACGCGGAGTGCGGCGGCGCGGTCCGAGAAGATCGCAGCTGTCAGCGGTGCGGGCAGGTTCCCGACGTCTCCGATCTCGTCACCCACCCGCCGCGGCGTCCGCGCGATCCCGGCCGGGACGATCCCGTCAGCCGCGCGCTACGCCGGCCGCATCGGATGCTGGAGCCGCTCCGAAGTGGCTAG
- the nirB gene encoding nitrite reductase large subunit NirB codes for MASAELPRAHRAARHIIVVGHGMVGHRLVEALRARDTAGSLRITVLAEEADAAYDRVGLTSYTESWDRALLALPGNDYAGDERVRLLLNTRVAEIDRATKSVLTADGQRHGYDALVLATGSYAFVPPVPGHDLPACHVYRTLDDLDDIRAAALRAAQAGSAGVVIGGGLLGLEAANALSRFGLPTHVIEMMPRLMAQQIDEGGGALLSRMITDLGIAVHVGTGTDSIEPLDDSGDSDVRLRLSNGEVIDAGVVIFAAGIRPRDELARAAGLTLGERGGVLTDLSCRTSDPDIYAVGEVAAIEGRCYGLVGPGYTSAEVVADRLLDGTAEFPEADLSTKLKLLGVDVASFGDAMGMAENCLEVVINDAVNRTYAKLVLSDDAKTLLGGVLVGDASSYGVLRPMVGSELPGDPLALIAPAQSGGGTSALGVGALPDAAQICSCNNVTKGDLKCAIAEGCGDVPALKACTAAGTSCGSCVPLLKQLLEAEGVEQSKALCEHFSQSRAELFEIISATEIRTFSGLLERFGRGKGCDICKPVVASILASTGSEHILDGEQAALQDSNDHFLANIQKNGSYSVVPRVPGGDIKPEHLILIGQIAQDFGLYTKITGGQRIDMFGARVDQLPQIWKRLVDGGMESGHAYGKALRTVKSCVGSDWCRYGQQDSVQLAIDLELRYRGLRAPHKIKLGVSGCARECAEARSKDVGVIATEKGWNLYVGGNGGMTPKHAQLLAADLDTKTLVAYIDRFLMYYIRTADRLQRTAPWVDSLDGGLDHVREVVCDDSLGLAAEFEAAMERHVQNYACEWKGVLEDPDKLSRFVSFVNAPDAVDSTVSFTERAGRKVPVPIGMPRIREEL; via the coding sequence ATGGCTTCAGCCGAACTTCCGCGTGCGCACCGTGCGGCCCGTCACATCATCGTGGTCGGACACGGGATGGTGGGCCACCGGCTGGTCGAGGCGCTGCGCGCCCGCGACACCGCCGGATCGCTGCGGATCACCGTGCTGGCCGAGGAAGCCGACGCCGCCTACGACCGCGTCGGGCTGACGTCGTACACCGAAAGCTGGGACCGCGCGCTGCTGGCGCTGCCCGGCAATGACTACGCCGGCGACGAACGGGTGCGCCTGCTGCTGAACACTCGTGTCGCCGAAATCGACCGCGCCACAAAGTCAGTGCTCACCGCGGACGGCCAGCGACACGGCTACGACGCGCTGGTCTTGGCCACCGGCTCCTACGCGTTCGTCCCGCCGGTGCCCGGCCACGACCTGCCCGCGTGCCACGTGTACCGCACGCTCGACGACCTGGACGACATCCGCGCTGCCGCCCTGCGCGCGGCGCAGGCCGGCAGCGCCGGCGTGGTGATCGGCGGTGGCCTGCTGGGGCTGGAAGCGGCTAACGCGCTGAGCCGGTTCGGATTACCGACTCACGTCATCGAGATGATGCCGCGCCTGATGGCCCAGCAGATCGACGAGGGCGGGGGCGCGCTGCTCTCGCGGATGATCACCGATCTGGGAATCGCGGTGCATGTCGGCACGGGTACCGATTCGATCGAGCCCCTGGATGATTCCGGTGATTCGGACGTGCGGTTGCGGCTGAGCAACGGGGAAGTCATCGACGCCGGCGTGGTGATCTTCGCCGCCGGCATCCGGCCACGCGACGAACTGGCCAGGGCCGCGGGGTTGACCCTCGGCGAGCGCGGCGGCGTGCTGACCGATTTGTCCTGCCGGACAAGCGATCCCGACATCTACGCCGTCGGCGAGGTGGCGGCCATCGAGGGGCGGTGTTACGGCCTGGTCGGGCCCGGTTACACCTCCGCCGAGGTGGTGGCCGACCGGCTGCTGGACGGGACCGCCGAGTTCCCCGAGGCGGACCTGTCGACGAAGCTCAAGCTGCTCGGTGTCGACGTGGCCAGCTTCGGCGACGCGATGGGCATGGCCGAGAATTGCCTCGAGGTCGTCATCAACGACGCGGTGAACCGGACGTACGCCAAGCTGGTGCTCTCCGACGACGCCAAGACCCTGCTGGGTGGGGTGCTGGTGGGCGACGCGTCGTCCTACGGTGTGCTGCGGCCGATGGTCGGCAGCGAGCTGCCGGGAGACCCACTGGCGTTGATCGCGCCGGCCCAATCCGGCGGCGGCACTTCGGCTTTGGGCGTCGGTGCGCTGCCGGACGCGGCGCAGATCTGCTCGTGCAACAACGTCACCAAGGGCGACCTCAAGTGCGCGATCGCCGAAGGTTGCGGCGACGTTCCCGCGCTCAAGGCGTGCACGGCGGCCGGCACGTCATGTGGTTCGTGCGTGCCGCTGCTCAAGCAACTACTGGAAGCCGAGGGGGTGGAACAGTCCAAGGCGCTGTGCGAGCACTTCAGCCAGTCGCGCGCGGAGCTGTTCGAAATCATCTCCGCCACCGAGATCCGCACGTTCTCCGGGCTGCTGGAGCGTTTCGGCCGCGGAAAGGGTTGCGACATCTGCAAACCCGTGGTCGCATCGATCCTGGCCTCCACCGGCTCCGAGCACATCCTGGACGGCGAGCAGGCGGCGCTGCAGGACTCCAACGACCACTTCCTGGCCAACATTCAGAAAAACGGCAGCTATTCGGTGGTGCCCCGGGTTCCCGGTGGCGACATCAAGCCCGAGCATCTGATTCTGATCGGGCAGATCGCGCAGGACTTCGGGCTGTACACCAAAATCACCGGCGGGCAGCGGATCGACATGTTCGGTGCCCGGGTGGATCAGCTGCCGCAGATCTGGAAGCGACTGGTCGACGGCGGCATGGAATCCGGCCACGCCTACGGCAAGGCGTTGCGCACGGTGAAGAGCTGTGTGGGCAGCGACTGGTGCCGCTATGGCCAGCAGGATTCGGTGCAGCTGGCCATCGACCTGGAACTGCGCTACCGCGGCCTGCGCGCGCCGCACAAGATCAAGCTGGGTGTGTCGGGGTGCGCGCGGGAATGCGCCGAGGCGCGCAGCAAGGACGTCGGCGTCATCGCCACCGAGAAGGGCTGGAACCTCTACGTCGGCGGCAACGGCGGCATGACTCCCAAACATGCTCAACTGCTCGCCGCCGACCTCGACACCAAGACACTGGTCGCCTACATCGACCGGTTCTTGATGTACTACATCCGCACGGCCGACCGGCTGCAGCGCACGGCGCCGTGGGTCGACTCGCTGGACGGCGGGCTCGATCACGTGCGTGAGGTCGTGTGCGACGACTCGCTGGGCCTGGCCGCCGAATTCGAGGCCGCCATGGAGCGGCACGTGCAGAACTACGCCTGCGAATGGAAGGGCGTGCTGGAGGATCCGGACAAGCTGTCGCGGTTCGTCTCCTTCGTCAACGCCCCGGACGCCGTCGACTCGACGGTGTCGTTTACCGAGCGCGCCGGACGCAAAGTGCCTGTGCCAATTGGCATGCCGCGGATTAGGGAGGAATTGTGA